From Chroogloeocystis siderophila 5.2 s.c.1, the proteins below share one genomic window:
- a CDS encoding chemotaxis protein CheW has translation MSGNLELLTTSPSQEQVANQLQELERPEGELHLRFYLASGQELAFSAMAIREVISAPPDRITPIPNTSPLLLGTLNLRGRVIWVADLGQFLGETSAVNTDRAEIPIIAVEDQETIIGLAVEQIVGMEWLDVEAIQQPKTTDNTTPYLRGEWLLSDRTHQCLRLLDQKAIIRSNRWAAV, from the coding sequence ATGAGCGGTAATTTAGAATTATTAACAACAAGTCCTAGCCAAGAGCAAGTTGCAAATCAGCTGCAAGAATTAGAAAGACCAGAGGGAGAACTACATTTACGATTTTACTTAGCATCTGGTCAAGAATTAGCTTTCAGCGCCATGGCGATTAGAGAAGTCATTTCTGCACCACCCGATCGCATTACACCAATTCCTAACACTTCTCCTTTACTGCTAGGGACATTAAATTTACGCGGGCGAGTCATTTGGGTAGCTGATTTAGGGCAATTTTTAGGTGAAACGTCTGCGGTTAACACAGATCGAGCAGAAATTCCGATTATTGCCGTAGAAGATCAAGAAACAATTATAGGGTTAGCTGTAGAACAAATTGTAGGTATGGAGTGGCTAGATGTTGAGGCAATTCAGCAACCAAAGACAACAGATAATACCACTCCATATTTGCGCGGTGAGTGGTTATTAAGCGATCGCACCCATCAGTGTCTTCGACTGCTCGACCAAAAAGCAATTATCCGGAGTAATCGATGGGCAGCAGTATGA
- a CDS encoding response regulator transcription factor, whose product MATVLVVEDSPTQREIIIQLLQKSGLQVTVAHDGVEALEQIQVSCPSIVVLDVVMPRMNGYELCRKLKTDPKTQNVRVIMCSTKGEEFDRHWGMKQGADAYIVKPFQSNEFLGTVKQLLQG is encoded by the coding sequence ATGGCAACAGTTTTAGTTGTGGAAGATAGTCCCACGCAAAGGGAAATTATCATACAACTCCTACAAAAAAGTGGTTTACAAGTTACCGTAGCCCATGATGGAGTTGAAGCCTTAGAGCAGATTCAAGTATCTTGTCCATCAATTGTTGTACTTGATGTTGTCATGCCGCGGATGAATGGTTATGAGCTTTGCCGTAAGTTAAAAACAGATCCAAAAACTCAAAATGTACGAGTAATTATGTGTTCGACAAAAGGAGAAGAATTTGATCGTCATTGGGGAATGAAACAAGGTGCAGATGCATATATTGTTAAACCTTTTCAATCAAATGAATTTTTAGGAACAGTGAAACAACTGCTGCAAGGATAA
- the hmpF gene encoding pilus motility taxis protein HmpF — translation MLYLAEVQKQKSGFMGAGKAEIKLLAFQRGDQSWNPVPGEEVIPAEEASNFATGALVLADLNANRQVQRLQEAGRPLVNILQSFSRVIEKFKRQEEEIEHWKQSLTYQSQEMNRRNMEMEARLEQLQQMEAEFKQLEARHQELKFGQEKAEMLRQEIESSRQDLAKGWEQLQNERHCWEESQHLGIDKFQVRQIQELVEHLSCSVPTTSVQEELTLLLANLATGQHTLTQHWQQIEQQQSYAQEQQQEFESIAQTWQESFTEWQQAQSLLEQSLSELKVKTTILNYKQEYAQTLKWQLQKHEELYREVSRIAESVTQVDVSEKVKITDLEQMPIEQLQQIVQDLQEDLAKNSQFVNDQEEELKLQKQAVDQLQTQLSQSDSSARSQIEAELAEEYDRYQMLNETLVGQRQNLRERKAILQQHLHVLWHRQGCHNFTTISDEPSVDLQPVLAQIEVFKQQKAEELQKLEQELSQIESSIVSLQSLVDSQTEMQALKQQQWQTLEQQLHSLQASIAETSGRIKLSQEVLQPLQDNWNSLQQQLEAISAAFNNSSEQQTIAQIHQVLQNLVPSIETAVP, via the coding sequence GTGCTGTATTTAGCAGAAGTTCAGAAGCAAAAAAGTGGGTTTATGGGTGCTGGAAAGGCTGAAATTAAATTACTAGCCTTTCAGCGAGGCGATCAAAGTTGGAATCCTGTACCAGGCGAAGAAGTTATTCCTGCGGAGGAAGCTAGTAATTTTGCGACAGGAGCTTTAGTATTAGCTGATTTAAACGCAAATCGACAAGTGCAACGCTTGCAAGAAGCAGGGCGTCCTTTGGTCAATATTTTACAAAGCTTCTCTCGCGTAATTGAAAAATTTAAGCGTCAGGAAGAAGAAATTGAGCATTGGAAGCAGTCTTTGACTTACCAAAGTCAGGAAATGAATCGCCGCAACATGGAAATGGAAGCGCGCTTAGAGCAACTTCAGCAAATGGAAGCTGAATTTAAACAACTAGAAGCGCGACATCAAGAACTTAAATTTGGGCAAGAAAAAGCAGAAATGCTGCGCCAGGAAATTGAATCTAGCCGTCAAGATTTAGCAAAAGGCTGGGAACAGCTACAAAATGAACGGCATTGTTGGGAAGAATCTCAACATTTAGGAATAGATAAATTTCAGGTACGTCAAATACAGGAATTAGTGGAGCATTTGTCTTGTAGTGTACCAACCACATCAGTACAAGAAGAACTTACACTTTTGTTAGCAAATCTTGCTACTGGACAACATACTTTAACTCAGCACTGGCAACAAATAGAACAACAGCAAAGTTATGCTCAAGAGCAACAACAAGAGTTTGAAAGTATCGCCCAAACATGGCAAGAAAGCTTTACTGAGTGGCAACAAGCCCAAAGCTTATTAGAACAATCTTTATCTGAGTTAAAGGTAAAAACTACTATTTTAAACTATAAACAAGAGTACGCGCAAACACTGAAATGGCAGTTACAAAAACATGAGGAGTTATATCGAGAAGTATCTCGCATTGCAGAATCTGTTACGCAAGTTGATGTTAGCGAGAAGGTCAAAATAACAGATTTAGAACAAATGCCAATTGAGCAGTTACAGCAGATTGTACAAGACTTGCAGGAGGATTTAGCTAAGAATTCTCAGTTTGTTAACGATCAAGAAGAAGAACTTAAGTTGCAAAAGCAAGCTGTGGATCAATTGCAAACACAACTAAGTCAAAGCGACTCAAGTGCGCGATCGCAAATAGAGGCTGAATTAGCTGAAGAGTACGATCGCTACCAAATGTTGAATGAAACTTTAGTCGGGCAACGGCAAAATTTGCGCGAGCGTAAAGCAATTTTACAACAGCATCTGCACGTTCTCTGGCATCGGCAAGGTTGTCACAATTTCACGACGATTAGTGATGAGCCAAGCGTAGATTTACAGCCAGTACTAGCACAAATCGAAGTATTTAAGCAGCAAAAAGCTGAGGAACTGCAAAAGCTAGAACAAGAGCTTTCTCAAATAGAATCGAGCATTGTCTCTTTACAGAGCTTAGTTGATTCGCAGACCGAGATGCAAGCGCTCAAACAGCAACAATGGCAAACTTTAGAACAGCAACTACACTCGCTACAGGCAAGCATCGCAGAAACTTCGGGCAGAATCAAGTTATCGCAAGAAGTATTGCAACCACTTCAAGACAACTGGAATAGCCTACAACAGCAACTAGAAGCGATCAGCGCGGCATTCAATAACAGTAGCGAACAGCAAACAATCGCGCAGATCCACCAAGTTCTGCAAAACCTTGTTCCAAGTATTGAAACGGCAGTGCCTTAA
- the tilS gene encoding tRNA lysidine(34) synthetase TilS, translating into MAECSDWSLLHAKVHRTLRSRCLLPRDQRILVAVSGGQDSLCLIKLLLDLQSKWQWHLGIAHCNHQWRSDAAANATYVAQLAQAWNTPFYSETTDRVLRSEAAARQWRYQVLSAIAQKHQYKYIVTGHTASDRAETLLYNLIRGSGADGLQSLTWYRALTPEIGLVRPLLEVTREETAQFCQDMQLQVWEDSTNQDLKYARNRIRQELIPYLHQFNPKVEQTLAQTAEIFHAEVEYLESAAAQLQQNATITNDDATVKLDCLILRNAPLALQRRVIRRVLQQTLQTAPSFAQIEKIITLITAPNCSQTDPLPGGAIAQIKQNCLWIYSSRVEEK; encoded by the coding sequence ATGGCTGAATGCTCAGACTGGAGTCTACTACACGCCAAAGTGCATCGAACCTTGCGATCGCGTTGTCTTTTGCCACGCGATCAACGCATCCTTGTTGCTGTTTCAGGCGGACAAGATTCGCTGTGCTTAATTAAACTCCTTCTCGATTTACAATCTAAATGGCAATGGCATTTAGGCATTGCGCACTGTAATCATCAATGGCGTAGCGACGCCGCAGCAAATGCTACTTACGTAGCTCAACTAGCACAAGCATGGAATACACCATTCTATAGCGAAACTACTGATCGCGTATTACGTAGCGAAGCCGCAGCCAGACAATGGCGCTATCAAGTCTTGAGTGCGATCGCACAAAAACACCAATATAAATACATTGTTACCGGTCATACAGCCAGCGATCGCGCCGAAACACTGCTGTATAATTTAATTCGCGGAAGTGGTGCGGATGGATTACAATCTCTCACTTGGTATCGCGCACTTACGCCGGAGATTGGCTTGGTACGTCCTCTGTTAGAAGTCACGCGAGAGGAAACAGCACAATTCTGTCAAGATATGCAATTGCAGGTTTGGGAAGATTCTACTAACCAAGACCTCAAATATGCGCGAAATCGAATTCGCCAAGAACTGATACCATATTTGCATCAATTTAATCCCAAAGTAGAGCAAACTTTAGCTCAGACCGCAGAAATTTTCCATGCAGAAGTAGAATACCTAGAATCAGCCGCTGCTCAACTCCAGCAAAATGCAACAATCACAAACGATGATGCAACGGTTAAGCTCGATTGCTTGATTCTCCGGAACGCACCTTTAGCTTTGCAACGTCGCGTCATTCGGCGAGTATTGCAACAAACCCTGCAAACTGCGCCTAGCTTTGCGCAAATTGAAAAAATTATTACCTTGATAACAGCCCCGAATTGTTCGCAAACGGATCCGTTACCTGGAGGCGCGATCGCACAAATTAAACAAAACTGTCTTTGGATTTACAGCAGCAGGGTAGAAGAAAAATAA
- the ccsB gene encoding c-type cytochrome biogenesis protein CcsB → MNLVLLQNLLDNASFAILFVTMLIYWIGAAFPNISYLPALGTAGMAIANLSIATLLGARWLEAGYFPISNLYESLFFLTWGITTVHLIAENNTRSRLVGVVTAPVAMGITAFAALTLPNDMQSAAPLVPALKSNWLMMHVSVMMLSYAALMVGSLLAIAFLVVTRGQKVVLQGSSVGTGGYRNNGYSLHKAGELVKPTEEVNSDNGVATFQSNGSSTAVIEAVTTIQTPKATLPSEPLSPQRLSLADTLDNISYRIIGLGFPLLTIGIIAGAVWANEAWGSYWSWDPKETWALITWLVFAAYLHARITRGWQGRRPAILAATGFVVVWVCYLGVNLLGKGLHSYGWFF, encoded by the coding sequence ATGAATCTCGTTTTACTACAGAACTTATTAGACAATGCTTCGTTTGCGATTCTCTTTGTGACAATGTTGATCTACTGGATCGGAGCAGCATTTCCAAACATCAGCTATCTTCCAGCGTTAGGAACCGCAGGAATGGCGATCGCTAACTTGTCTATTGCTACTTTATTAGGCGCAAGATGGTTAGAAGCAGGATACTTCCCCATTAGTAATTTATATGAATCTTTGTTTTTTCTAACTTGGGGAATTACAACCGTCCATCTGATTGCCGAAAATAATACTCGCAGTCGCTTGGTAGGAGTTGTAACCGCACCCGTTGCGATGGGGATTACGGCTTTTGCGGCATTGACATTACCTAATGATATGCAATCTGCTGCGCCTTTAGTCCCAGCACTAAAGTCAAATTGGCTGATGATGCACGTGAGCGTGATGATGTTGAGTTATGCAGCCCTGATGGTGGGTTCGCTTTTGGCGATCGCGTTTCTTGTCGTCACTCGCGGTCAAAAAGTTGTCCTTCAAGGTAGTTCAGTAGGAACTGGTGGTTATCGCAACAATGGCTATAGTTTGCACAAAGCGGGTGAGTTAGTTAAGCCAACCGAGGAAGTTAATTCAGATAACGGCGTTGCGACATTTCAAAGTAATGGTAGCAGTACCGCAGTGATTGAGGCAGTGACAACAATTCAAACCCCGAAAGCTACACTTCCTTCCGAACCTCTCTCACCTCAGCGCCTCAGCTTAGCAGACACGCTCGATAATATTAGCTACCGTATAATTGGTTTAGGATTTCCACTACTTACAATCGGTATCATTGCGGGTGCAGTTTGGGCAAACGAAGCTTGGGGTTCTTATTGGAGTTGGGACCCGAAAGAAACTTGGGCGCTGATTACGTGGCTTGTGTTTGCAGCTTATCTTCATGCACGGATTACTCGTGGTTGGCAAGGACGCCGCCCAGCAATTCTAGCAGCAACTGGTTTTGTTGTCGTTTGGGTTTGCTATCTGGGTGTAAATCTTTTGGGTAAAGGACTCCATTCCTACGGTTGGTTTTTCTAA
- a CDS encoding DUF3352 domain-containing protein: MPEKSKKSLPILVAGCLIGIGAVTYWILTQQDRLTEIPVGANVVPQDALLTISVSTDEKQWQQLRQFGTVQTRAELEKNVTQLRDRFLTAYGYNYQQDVQPWIGKEAMIAFLPPEFNATNQNQAVLMILPIANQTAARKIWETPRLQQTKLISRNYKGTQIQETQSTGNANYSAAVLDQRFVVVSDNPQVTEKAIDTYQSGMSLAQIPGYTAAISKITQQNRFAQVYINIPAAVRVASTSPTPTAIPQGLARLQENQGLASTITIEPEGLRLRSISWLKPNSQRVHRVENSAGQMQRRLPAETLMMLSGGNFQQLWQDYTLTSQSNPLTPFPPENLRAGFKSLTGLDLDRDLLSWMNREFLIAVVPAPAQDAQQDFALSLVLMIETSDRAAANKSFQQLEQVLQSRYQFKTQETQLGNNTVTNWIAPFGTLTATRGWLDKNVAFIALGAPIADRLLPQPATNLSNTAEFQNTVPSELNPNNGQFFLNVNPTFKALPLPQFLPGQRTLLEATRAIGGTAAVSDERTIRYDIFVSLEKDESQIEGSKESNSSMATN, translated from the coding sequence ATGCCTGAAAAAAGTAAAAAATCTCTCCCGATCCTTGTTGCTGGCTGCTTGATTGGCATTGGAGCAGTTACTTATTGGATATTAACTCAACAAGATAGATTAACAGAAATACCTGTCGGAGCCAACGTTGTTCCACAAGATGCCCTGCTGACAATATCAGTATCTACAGATGAAAAACAGTGGCAACAATTGCGACAGTTTGGCACAGTTCAGACGCGAGCCGAATTAGAAAAGAATGTAACACAGTTGCGCGATCGCTTCTTAACGGCTTATGGCTACAACTACCAGCAAGATGTTCAACCTTGGATCGGTAAAGAAGCAATGATCGCCTTTTTACCGCCTGAATTCAATGCGACAAACCAAAATCAAGCAGTCTTAATGATACTGCCAATTGCTAATCAAACAGCTGCACGAAAAATATGGGAAACGCCGCGATTGCAACAAACTAAGTTGATTTCGCGCAACTATAAAGGTACTCAAATTCAAGAAACACAAAGTACAGGTAACGCAAATTATTCAGCCGCAGTTTTAGATCAGCGCTTTGTTGTTGTCAGCGACAATCCTCAAGTTACAGAAAAAGCAATTGATACTTATCAAAGTGGGATGTCCTTAGCACAAATCCCAGGATACACAGCAGCTATCAGTAAAATTACACAACAAAATCGCTTTGCTCAAGTATACATTAATATTCCAGCAGCCGTTCGAGTCGCGAGTACGAGTCCCACACCGACAGCGATTCCACAAGGCTTAGCCCGTCTTCAAGAAAATCAAGGACTCGCTAGTACAATCACCATAGAACCAGAAGGACTTCGGTTGAGAAGTATTTCATGGTTAAAGCCGAATAGCCAACGCGTACATCGCGTAGAAAATAGCGCAGGTCAAATGCAGCGCCGTTTACCCGCAGAAACTTTGATGATGCTTTCTGGTGGTAATTTTCAGCAGTTGTGGCAAGACTATACGTTAACATCACAATCAAATCCTTTAACGCCGTTTCCACCAGAGAATTTAAGAGCCGGTTTTAAGTCGCTGACAGGTTTAGATTTAGATCGCGATTTACTCAGTTGGATGAATCGCGAGTTTTTGATCGCGGTTGTCCCTGCGCCCGCACAAGACGCACAACAAGACTTCGCACTTTCACTCGTGCTAATGATCGAGACAAGCGATCGCGCCGCCGCTAACAAATCATTTCAACAGCTAGAGCAAGTATTGCAAAGCCGCTATCAATTTAAAACGCAAGAAACACAATTAGGCAATAATACAGTAACTAACTGGATAGCACCGTTTGGAACGCTGACAGCGACACGTGGCTGGTTAGATAAAAATGTCGCTTTTATTGCACTTGGCGCGCCGATCGCGGATCGCCTGCTACCGCAACCTGCAACGAACTTATCAAATACAGCCGAATTTCAAAATACGGTTCCTAGCGAACTTAATCCGAACAACGGTCAATTTTTCCTTAACGTTAATCCTACATTCAAAGCTTTACCTTTACCGCAGTTTCTTCCTGGGCAAAGGACTTTACTCGAAGCAACACGCGCTATTGGTGGAACCGCAGCGGTAAGCGACGAGCGCACTATCCGCTACGATATTTTTGTTTCGCTGGAAAAAGACGAGTCTCAAATCGAAGGTTCCAAAGAAAGCAACTCGTCAATGGCGACTAACTGA
- the pstS gene encoding phosphate ABC transporter substrate-binding protein PstS, whose translation MPLQISKSKAFIAPLAALALGLAACGQQTTTTPGTDTSPAAQQGPSANISGAGATFPAPLYQRWFTEYNRNVNPGVQVSYQSVGSGAGLEQYINGTVDFGASDAPIQGDRLESFRQKYNAEPIQVPMAGGAVPFAYNLPEIEGQELRLSRQAYCGIVTGQVTQWNDPLIAQANPNLNLPNRAITFAHRSDGSGTTFIFVNHIDTACPNWQAGVGTSVNWPTGVGAQGNEGVAAQIQQNEGTIGYIEAAYAKLNNIPTALLENASGQYVGATPESASAIFQDVEIPEDFALLVPDPKNPEAFPIGGLTWILVYPTYQDANKWQAMRNVFEWALTDGRSITEELGYIPMPDNIIQRIRQVFDERVKAG comes from the coding sequence ATGCCGTTACAAATCTCTAAGTCAAAAGCCTTTATTGCACCTTTAGCTGCGTTAGCTTTAGGTCTAGCTGCCTGCGGACAACAAACAACCACCACACCTGGTACAGATACAAGCCCAGCAGCACAACAAGGTCCTAGTGCCAATATTAGCGGTGCTGGTGCTACTTTTCCTGCGCCTTTGTACCAGCGATGGTTCACCGAATATAACAGAAATGTTAATCCAGGCGTACAAGTTAGTTATCAATCTGTTGGTAGCGGTGCTGGTTTAGAACAGTACATCAACGGAACAGTAGACTTCGGTGCGAGTGATGCGCCGATTCAGGGCGATCGCCTCGAGTCTTTCCGACAAAAGTATAATGCCGAGCCAATTCAAGTCCCAATGGCAGGGGGTGCTGTTCCGTTCGCTTACAACTTGCCAGAAATTGAAGGACAAGAATTAAGACTGTCGCGCCAAGCTTACTGTGGTATTGTTACAGGACAAGTCACTCAGTGGAACGATCCCCTCATTGCCCAAGCTAACCCCAACTTAAATTTGCCCAACAGAGCAATTACCTTCGCTCATCGCTCAGATGGTAGTGGTACAACATTTATTTTTGTCAATCACATTGATACAGCGTGTCCAAATTGGCAAGCTGGAGTTGGTACATCGGTTAACTGGCCCACAGGTGTTGGTGCTCAAGGTAACGAAGGTGTAGCTGCGCAAATTCAACAAAATGAAGGTACTATCGGCTACATCGAAGCTGCGTACGCGAAGTTGAATAATATCCCTACTGCTTTACTAGAAAATGCTTCAGGTCAGTATGTAGGAGCTACTCCTGAGTCCGCTAGCGCAATATTTCAAGATGTAGAAATTCCTGAAGACTTTGCCTTACTCGTACCCGATCCTAAAAACCCAGAAGCATTCCCAATCGGTGGCTTGACCTGGATTTTGGTGTATCCCACCTACCAAGATGCCAACAAGTGGCAAGCAATGCGTAACGTCTTTGAATGGGCTTTAACCGATGGCAGATCAATCACAGAAGAATTAGGTTACATCCCAATGCCAGATAATATTATACAGCGTATTCGTCAAGTCTTTGATGAAAGAGTTAAAGCAGGGTAA
- the pstC gene encoding phosphate ABC transporter permease subunit PstC — MSAVTGDQPRQKWRELEKQNNLVNTLDRVFYWLVILGAVAISAVLLWIGVQIAISALPAIRTFGLQFLVTTTWDPVRNIYGALPQIYGTIVTSIIALVIAIPVGVGVAVFLSEDFIPNSIRTPIALAIELIAAIPSVVVGLWGIFVFIPFIRPFYDFLHNNFGWIPLFSTAPRGNSLLTLGIVLAVMISPTIIAISRGSLIALPRDLRQGALALGATRWETILRVLIPAAFSGIVGSIMLALGRAMGETMAAAMLVGNSNQITTSLLAPGATIASIIAAQFGEAGRDQVAALLYSGLILMILTLIVNILAEIIIQKFQNIE, encoded by the coding sequence ATGAGTGCGGTAACTGGAGATCAGCCACGACAGAAATGGCGGGAACTAGAAAAGCAAAATAATTTAGTAAACACACTTGACCGAGTTTTTTACTGGCTAGTGATTCTAGGAGCCGTTGCAATTAGTGCAGTTCTCTTATGGATTGGCGTGCAAATTGCAATTAGTGCCTTGCCCGCAATTCGGACTTTCGGTTTACAGTTTTTAGTGACAACAACTTGGGATCCAGTCCGAAATATCTACGGTGCGCTGCCACAGATTTATGGAACAATTGTTACATCGATAATTGCTCTTGTGATTGCTATTCCTGTAGGGGTTGGCGTAGCAGTTTTCTTAAGTGAAGATTTTATCCCCAACTCGATCCGGACACCCATTGCCTTAGCAATTGAATTGATTGCTGCTATTCCAAGTGTGGTAGTCGGCTTATGGGGTATTTTTGTATTTATTCCATTTATTCGCCCTTTCTACGACTTTCTGCACAATAATTTTGGCTGGATTCCACTGTTTAGCACAGCACCCAGGGGTAACAGTTTACTAACGTTGGGTATTGTCTTAGCAGTCATGATTTCGCCCACAATCATTGCAATTTCTCGTGGTAGCTTAATTGCATTACCCCGCGACTTACGTCAAGGTGCGCTGGCGCTAGGTGCAACGCGCTGGGAAACTATTTTACGAGTTTTAATTCCGGCTGCTTTCTCTGGTATTGTCGGTTCGATTATGCTTGCCTTAGGTCGGGCGATGGGTGAAACAATGGCAGCAGCAATGCTGGTTGGTAACTCGAACCAAATTACCACATCGCTATTAGCTCCAGGTGCTACGATTGCCTCGATCATTGCGGCTCAGTTTGGAGAAGCTGGTCGTGACCAGGTTGCAGCTTTACTCTACTCTGGCTTAATTTTGATGATTTTGACGCTAATTGTGAATATCTTGGCGGAAATCATTATTCAGAAATTTCAGAATATCGAGTAA
- the pstA gene encoding phosphate ABC transporter permease PstA, whose translation MTILTGGFTILILIPLVAIVWDVAREGIGQLGIQSFTELPPPPGLTEGGFGNAIIGTIYTLGIGAAFSVPLGILAAVYLSEFGRGTQLAYMVKFATNVLAGVPAILAGLFAYTVVVLTTGTFSAFAGGVALSVVMVPIVLRATEEGLLLVPQEMRQAAIGVGATKFQTISRIVIPAALPSIATAVTLSLARAGGEAAPLLFTALNNNFWSTDIWAPIATLPVLIYFYAIIPFKAQQQLAWTAALVLLAIILTVSISSRLLTRRKFQ comes from the coding sequence ATGACGATCTTGACTGGTGGTTTCACGATACTAATCTTGATTCCATTGGTAGCGATTGTTTGGGATGTTGCTAGAGAAGGTATTGGTCAATTAGGTATACAATCTTTCACCGAGTTACCACCGCCACCAGGATTGACAGAAGGCGGTTTTGGTAATGCGATTATTGGTACTATCTATACTCTAGGAATTGGTGCAGCTTTTAGCGTACCGTTAGGAATTTTGGCTGCTGTTTACCTGTCAGAATTTGGGCGCGGTACTCAGCTAGCTTATATGGTCAAGTTTGCAACAAACGTCTTGGCTGGAGTTCCCGCAATTTTAGCAGGCTTGTTTGCTTACACTGTAGTTGTCTTGACAACGGGTACATTTTCTGCATTTGCTGGAGGCGTAGCATTATCAGTTGTAATGGTACCAATTGTGCTACGCGCTACCGAAGAAGGATTATTGCTTGTTCCCCAAGAAATGCGCCAGGCAGCTATTGGCGTAGGAGCAACAAAGTTTCAGACAATCTCCCGTATTGTTATTCCAGCAGCTTTACCTTCTATTGCTACCGCAGTTACATTGTCTTTAGCGCGCGCAGGGGGAGAAGCGGCACCTTTACTATTTACAGCTTTGAATAATAACTTCTGGTCAACTGATATCTGGGCACCGATTGCTACACTACCAGTTCTCATCTATTTCTACGCGATCATTCCCTTTAAAGCACAGCAGCAGCTTGCTTGGACAGCAGCTTTAGTATTGTTAGCTATCATCCTGACCGTGAGTATTTCCTCTCGTTTACTAACGCGCAGGAAATTTCAGTAA
- the pstB gene encoding phosphate ABC transporter ATP-binding protein PstB, with protein MNSDTIDTPNSRNSSTTQEAILRTENVSVTYGSFQALRGVSLDIPKNQVVAFIGPSGCGKSTLLRCFNRLNDLIPGTKVGGKVTYQGVDIYGDKVDPVQVRRRIGMVFQKPNPFPKSIYDNIAFGAKINGYKKSEMDEIVERSLRQAALWDEVKDKLKESGLSLSGGQQQRLCIARTVAIEPDVVLMDEPASALDPISTRKIEELIQELKENYTIVIVTHNMQQATRVADFTAFFNAEAEEGGKRFGYLVEYDRTEAIFNNPREEYTRQYVSGKFG; from the coding sequence ATGAATTCTGACACGATCGATACACCAAATTCTAGAAATAGTAGTACGACGCAAGAAGCAATCTTACGTACTGAAAACGTTTCTGTTACTTACGGTTCTTTCCAAGCTTTACGCGGTGTGAGCTTAGACATTCCTAAAAATCAAGTTGTTGCTTTTATCGGACCTTCTGGCTGTGGTAAAAGTACGCTATTGCGATGCTTCAACCGTCTTAATGATTTGATTCCTGGAACAAAAGTTGGTGGGAAAGTTACCTATCAAGGCGTTGACATCTATGGCGATAAAGTAGATCCAGTACAGGTACGCCGCAGAATTGGGATGGTGTTTCAAAAACCAAATCCTTTCCCGAAATCGATCTACGACAACATCGCTTTTGGTGCAAAAATCAACGGCTACAAAAAAAGCGAAATGGATGAGATTGTCGAGCGATCGCTCCGCCAAGCCGCATTATGGGATGAAGTTAAAGACAAACTCAAAGAAAGTGGTTTATCCTTATCTGGTGGTCAACAACAGCGTCTGTGTATCGCGCGGACAGTTGCGATCGAACCTGATGTCGTTTTGATGGATGAACCCGCTTCTGCACTTGACCCGATATCTACTCGAAAAATAGAAGAACTTATTCAAGAACTGAAAGAAAATTACACAATTGTGATTGTGACGCACAACATGCAGCAGGCGACACGGGTAGCTGATTTTACTGCATTTTTCAACGCTGAAGCAGAAGAAGGTGGAAAACGCTTTGGCTATTTAGTTGAGTACGATAGAACAGAAGCAATTTTCAATAACCCGCGAGAAGAATACACGCGACAGTACGTCAGCGGCAAATTCGGTTAA